One genomic region from Bacillus solimangrovi encodes:
- a CDS encoding glycoside hydrolase family 16 protein: MSHYFFLTFLILLSGYYDEELIIGQHEIEVIKKIVSEQDYRNKALELRTGNNRWKFIWGDEFQDQRSLQNWNLQDWAAYKNEEWQYYTPDNVIIKDGFLIIESKKERFKGRKYTSGAITSQGKFEFTYGKIDIRAKLPRGKGVFPAFWLVNSNEDSWLPEIDIMENLGHAPNELYFVVHWKNSDGHKMRDYFHYRTEDIDFSKGFHKYSLVWEEEKIKWYIDEQPVFETDKFSPNKPLFLYFNTAIGGIWPGGPDPDDDYPKEMLIDYVRVYQYKRGGD; this comes from the coding sequence TTGTCACATTATTTTTTTCTCACTTTCCTAATTTTGTTATCAGGTTATTATGATGAAGAATTAATAATTGGTCAACATGAAATTGAAGTTATTAAAAAAATAGTTAGTGAACAAGATTATCGAAATAAAGCTTTGGAGTTAAGAACAGGGAACAATCGATGGAAGTTCATATGGGGTGATGAATTTCAAGATCAGCGTTCCTTACAAAATTGGAATTTACAGGATTGGGCAGCTTATAAAAATGAAGAATGGCAGTATTATACTCCAGATAATGTAATCATTAAAGATGGATTCTTAATTATTGAAAGTAAAAAAGAACGATTTAAAGGTAGAAAATATACTTCTGGTGCAATAACTTCTCAAGGGAAATTTGAATTTACGTACGGAAAAATTGATATAAGAGCAAAACTACCAAGAGGAAAAGGGGTTTTCCCTGCTTTCTGGCTTGTAAATTCAAATGAAGATAGCTGGCTTCCTGAAATTGATATAATGGAAAATTTAGGTCATGCTCCTAATGAGCTATACTTTGTTGTGCACTGGAAAAACTCAGACGGTCATAAGATGAGGGATTACTTTCATTACAGAACTGAAGATATAGATTTTTCTAAAGGCTTTCATAAATACAGTCTTGTATGGGAAGAGGAAAAAATAAAGTGGTATATTGACGAACAACCAGTTTTTGAAACAGATAAGTTTTCGCCTAATAAGCCACTATTTTTGTATTTTAATACAGCAATTGGTGGAATATGGCCAGGTGGACCAGATCCAGATGACGATTATCCAAAAGAAATGTTAATTGATTATGTAAGAGTTTATCAATATAAAAGGGGTGGAGATTAA
- a CDS encoding transposase, with amino-acid sequence YQQLHNMNAQGIIAYNPRNEQEVEGFGGNFAPTCVREHSYQYDSYDSAYHTLKYTRPKECKECPLANDTLCQKVYKIKRTVNIRKYAEPARGSQKWKTLYKHRTSVERVNAYLKEYFQLNNVRHRSGKVAKVHFDLVTLIYNGTKLAIDRMNRKVLQNSIAI; translated from the coding sequence TATCAACAACTACACAACATGAATGCTCAAGGCATTATCGCTTATAACCCTCGCAACGAACAAGAAGTTGAAGGATTTGGCGGGAATTTCGCTCCAACCTGTGTTCGTGAACATTCTTATCAATATGATAGTTATGATTCGGCTTATCATACATTGAAATACACACGACCAAAAGAGTGTAAGGAATGTCCACTTGCAAATGACACACTGTGTCAGAAAGTCTATAAGATAAAACGTACAGTTAATATACGAAAATATGCAGAGCCTGCCAGAGGTTCTCAAAAGTGGAAGACTCTTTATAAACACCGAACATCTGTAGAGCGTGTGAATGCTTATCTCAAAGAATATTTTCAACTAAACAATGTACGTCATCGAAGTGGAAAAGTTGCAAAGGTACATTTTGACTTAGTCACGCTTATTTATAATGGAACAAAACTAGCAATTGATCGTATGAACCGTAAGGTGCTACAAAATTCAATAGCTATATAA